The Venturia canescens isolate UGA chromosome 4, ASM1945775v1, whole genome shotgun sequence genomic interval CAAACCCTGTGTGTAGGTATTGGTGGAGATCCTTTCAATGGTACTGATTTCATCGATTGCCTTGAAGTTTTTCTGGCCGATCCGGATTGCAGCGGTATTATCATGATCGGCGAGATCGGTGGTAGTGCCGAGGAGTCTGCTGCGGAATACCTCATCGAGCATAACACTGTTGGTTGCCATTTCAAGTTATTTGATACCTAAATCCCGTTCCCAATTCCAGCGACCCACACATTGACAGACAACGATCAGAAAAgtaattcgatatttttgtgGGCCTTCAGAACAAAGCCAAAGTCATGATCAAACCTTACGAATgcaggaattttgaaaaaatagaaatcaaATAATCGATATTAAATGAGTCTGATAGTGATAAAATTCGTATTTATTCTCTTGTTGTTTTTGATTGTTTCAATTATAGGGAGCGAAGGCAAAGCCCGTAGTTTCCTTCATTGCTGGTGTCACTGCTCCTCCGGGCCGTAGAATGGGTCACGCCGGAGCTATCATTTCTGGAGGAAAAGGTGGAGCACAAGATAAAATTCTTGCTCTTGAAAAGGTAAACTTTTGGACAAATTtacgaataaacaaatattCTCGCATTTACTCCAAATCCGAAACACGTTTGTTAAAGCCATATAACTAGGAGAATACTTATGCAAGATatttaatgattaaaaatgttgaaaaagtgTATTGTAAGCGAAATaatgtcgaaattttcaactttcagGCGGGTGTTATAGTAACGCGAAGTCCTGCACAAATGGGTCGTGAATTATTGAAGGAAATGACCCGTCTCGGACTCGTTAGCAAATAAAttcaagaaagaaagaaaaatgttctgTAAAATTATGTAGTTTCTCTCCATGTCCGTGTATCTtcgaagaaaagaaacaaaacaaaaaaaacgataaaaattatcactaAACCTATAATCTGTACTGTGACGAGAAAGCTACGATaaaggagaaacaaaaaaagataatgagaatgaaagaaaaatacggatgttgaaattattggaaatcCATAATAAATTATTCTAATCGAAATGTGAACGTGTTTAACGCACGGATTTTATCTATAAAAACGTtcaagagaaaaaacgtgaatTTGCCTTCACTTGACTTTACTCTCGTACACTCATTGCAGAACGACCTATCGCATCAAATGATGAATACCATTaattattcgatttttatcgTGTATCCGAGTCTCATACATCCTGAGGCGTAGCCTGTACCGTCCGGGACTTTAAACTGTTGCTTCACATTGccaaaacctttttttcatacttttcctCAGAGCATATTTCTATTCACCATTGTTTAAATACAATACATACGCTTATTGTAAATCAtgttaattattgaataaagcCGTTATAGCCTAACACGAAAAATTTTACGTTCTTTTAAACCACACTTTATAAcggatatttttcaatttatcaaaaGTTCTTAGTAATACGAGTACTCTCACGTGTTCATATGATACAACGAAATTTAACCAATTTCTCAAACTCATGCAAAATAAGTATTGTGTTGATGATCAAAGTTCTGCTTCTCGTAGACTATGAACTGccaatgaattataaaatcaaTTCACTCATCATatacaaaatttgataaatgcaAAATCTGGTAtaacttttgaataaaaaaaattaaaagctcAGTTATGTTCATAGTATCAAAATACTCTATGAGAATGTTGAAGAATAATTTGATCATTGAAAGATTTTGTATCAGAAGCCCATAAGTTTGTCAATTTGATTAGCAATTTTTCTGCTGTCACGAATCAGCGGTTTGAGTTTTGTTAAATCCATCGATGCTATGAGTTTGTGAAGATTGCTACAAGTGCAATAATAAAGATGACCGTCTTTGTACAACTGCTGCGCAAGTTCCAGTTGATGATTGTCCATCAAAAGATCATTGGTAACAACTATCAAGGGTTTAAGCTCTCCGAGGGCTTCCAGACAACTGCCAGCACCGGCATGACTTATAACTAAATCCGCAGATTTCACATATTCTTTTATTGTCGGTTTTAaggtaaaaaattcaattgtttgAAAACCGTGGCGTGGTGTGCAGTCAGGCTTTAGTGTCGTATTACCGATTTGCAATGTCAAGTGATTGTAACCACGCTTATTAAGTTCCTGGAATATGTAAACATT includes:
- the Alg13 gene encoding UDP-N-acetylglucosamine transferase subunit ALG13 homolog, which gives rise to MSRKIFVTVGTTKFDNLITTVTSSAVLEELNKRGYNHLTLQIGNTTLKPDCTPRHGFQTIEFFTLKPTIKEYVKSADLVISHAGAGSCLEALGELKPLIVVTNDLLMDNHQLELAQQLYKDGHLYYCTCSNLHKLIASMDLTKLKPLIRDSRKIANQIDKLMGF